Proteins found in one Erythrobacter sp. KY5 genomic segment:
- a CDS encoding phospholipid carrier-dependent glycosyltransferase, translating into MSEAQAQPVQNAPESLHRAHESAPEHSADPWGWCLLIPAIFALIAGFRLTTPSAPYFDEVHYLPAAREFLNAWAGVTGEYVNREHPLLGKELIALGMYVFGDNPFGWRIMSLIAGIVAVGASMRAMWHTSEDRFATVAFGILLVTGFHLLIHARIAMLDIFMAAFLSIAAWQFAAAIREPETGRQRLIVTGIAIGCALGSKWNAVPLAMVPGLTFFAARLSAGRRRLLTSRRGVPVPGISLVEAFVWLGILPIAVYALTFMPGHWLGSELRPSPLTELGLIGLHGDMLALQQQVLAPHSYQSNWPQWVMNTRGIWYLYEFVDEAQRGVLLIGNPLTMLLGLPAIVWCFVAGLYRSDWAKIAMVVGYGVSLGLWLIAPKPVQFYYHYVMPSMFLLGALALSLSDVRQAGWSRSAYGVIAASVAVFAVFYKILTAAPLDGPMSFADWTWIAGWR; encoded by the coding sequence ATGAGCGAGGCCCAAGCACAGCCTGTCCAAAACGCACCAGAGTCGCTTCATCGCGCTCATGAAAGCGCGCCGGAGCATTCAGCCGATCCGTGGGGCTGGTGCCTTCTGATCCCTGCGATCTTCGCGCTGATCGCGGGCTTCAGGCTGACCACCCCTTCCGCACCCTATTTCGACGAGGTTCACTACCTTCCCGCCGCGCGCGAATTTCTCAACGCATGGGCGGGCGTGACCGGCGAGTATGTGAACCGCGAACATCCGCTGCTCGGCAAGGAGCTGATTGCGCTGGGCATGTATGTGTTTGGCGACAACCCGTTTGGCTGGCGGATCATGTCGCTCATCGCCGGGATCGTGGCCGTGGGCGCGAGCATGCGGGCGATGTGGCATACGAGCGAGGACCGGTTTGCAACCGTCGCTTTCGGCATCCTGCTGGTCACCGGCTTTCACCTGCTCATCCATGCGCGCATTGCGATGCTCGACATCTTCATGGCGGCATTTCTGTCTATCGCTGCATGGCAGTTTGCCGCCGCCATCCGTGAGCCGGAAACGGGCCGCCAGCGCCTGATCGTGACCGGCATTGCAATCGGCTGCGCGCTGGGAAGCAAATGGAACGCGGTGCCGCTGGCGATGGTGCCGGGCCTCACCTTCTTTGCAGCGCGTTTGTCTGCCGGCCGCCGCCGTTTGTTGACGAGCCGGCGGGGTGTGCCGGTACCGGGGATCAGCCTTGTCGAAGCGTTCGTCTGGCTCGGCATTCTGCCAATTGCGGTCTATGCACTCACCTTCATGCCGGGGCACTGGCTGGGCAGCGAGCTTCGCCCTTCGCCGCTCACGGAGCTTGGCCTGATCGGATTGCACGGCGATATGCTCGCTCTTCAACAGCAGGTGCTCGCGCCGCATTCCTATCAGAGCAACTGGCCGCAATGGGTGATGAACACGCGCGGTATCTGGTATCTTTACGAATTCGTCGACGAAGCGCAGCGCGGGGTGCTGTTGATCGGCAATCCGCTCACCATGCTGCTTGGCCTGCCCGCGATCGTGTGGTGCTTTGTCGCCGGGCTTTATCGCAGCGACTGGGCGAAGATCGCGATGGTCGTGGGTTACGGCGTCAGCCTCGGCCTGTGGCTGATCGCGCCCAAGCCGGTCCAGTTCTACTACCATTACGTGATGCCCAGCATGTTCCTGCTCGGCGCGCTCGCCCTGTCGCTCAGCGATGTGAGGCAGGCGGGCTGGAGCAGGTCCGCTTATGGTGTGATCGCGGCGAGCGTTGCCGTGTTCGCGGTGTTCTACAAGATCCTGACCGCCGCGCCTCTGGACGGCCCGATGAGCTTTGCCGACTGGACCTGGATCGCAGGCTGGAGGTAA
- a CDS encoding glycosyltransferase family 2 protein has protein sequence MSLELAIILPTLNERGNLAPLVERIEAALDSVAGDGGWEVLIVDDDSKDGTADEGRDLARSDHRVRVIQRIGRRGLASAAIEGFCATAAPFAAVMDADHQHDPALLAGMLAALKAGEADICVASRFAEGASTADWQQPERERLSTFANRIARGITGVDLTDPMSGYFMLPTATARALVPRLSGIGFKILLDLLATSDAPMRVKEFPLKFAKRREGESKLDRAIAFDFLAGLYDKTLGRVIPTRFALFGTVGGLGVIVHYAVLATLFPHMTATFWKAQLGAVLVAMSFNFWLNNWLTYRDRRLKGWGEFLRGWAGFCLTCAVGGFANVAVATLLQSQGLFWALAALAGILIGSVWNYALSSRFVWGRF, from the coding sequence ATGAGCCTTGAGCTTGCGATCATCCTTCCCACGCTCAACGAGCGCGGCAACCTTGCGCCCCTGGTCGAACGCATCGAGGCGGCGCTTGACAGTGTCGCTGGAGACGGGGGCTGGGAAGTCCTCATCGTCGATGATGACAGCAAGGACGGCACCGCCGACGAAGGCCGCGACCTCGCACGCAGCGACCACCGCGTAAGGGTCATCCAGCGTATCGGCAGGCGCGGCCTTGCAAGCGCGGCGATAGAGGGGTTCTGCGCCACTGCCGCACCGTTCGCGGCGGTGATGGACGCCGATCATCAGCACGACCCTGCGCTGCTTGCCGGGATGCTGGCGGCATTGAAAGCAGGCGAGGCTGACATTTGCGTCGCCAGCCGTTTTGCCGAAGGGGCAAGCACTGCCGACTGGCAGCAGCCCGAGCGCGAGAGGCTGTCAACCTTCGCCAATCGCATTGCGCGAGGCATCACCGGGGTCGATCTGACCGATCCGATGAGCGGCTATTTCATGCTCCCCACCGCCACTGCGCGCGCACTCGTGCCGCGATTGTCGGGCATCGGTTTCAAGATTTTGCTGGACCTGCTTGCGACCTCGGATGCGCCGATGAGAGTGAAGGAATTCCCGCTGAAATTCGCCAAACGCCGCGAAGGTGAAAGCAAGCTCGACCGTGCCATTGCCTTCGACTTTCTCGCAGGGCTCTATGACAAGACGCTGGGCCGTGTGATCCCCACGCGCTTTGCGCTGTTTGGCACCGTGGGGGGCCTCGGCGTGATCGTGCATTACGCCGTGCTCGCCACGCTTTTCCCGCACATGACCGCGACTTTCTGGAAGGCGCAACTGGGCGCAGTCCTTGTCGCGATGAGCTTCAACTTCTGGCTCAACAACTGGCTGACCTATCGCGACCGGCGGTTGAAGGGTTGGGGAGAGTTTCTGCGGGGTTGGGCGGGCTTTTGCCTGACATGCGCGGTCGGCGGGTTTGCCAATGTCGCGGTGGCGACTTTGTTGCAATCGCAAGGCTTGTTCTGGGCGCTCGCAGCGCTGGCGGGGATCCTGATCGGTTCGGTGTGGAACTATGCGCTATCCAGCCGTTTCGTGTGGGGCCGGTTTTAG
- the leuB gene encoding 3-isopropylmalate dehydrogenase: MKIAILPGDGIGPEVTREAVKVLEAVNLPGLTLFEGDVGGIAYKRHGHPLPPETLTIAKSCDAVLFGAVGDPDCDRLDRHLRPEQAILGLRKELDLFANLRPAKVYEGLEHLSPLKPEIAGQLDMMIVRELTGDVYFGDKGERVAIDGTREGWDMMSYSESEVSRIARVAFRTARAGDDKYRVTSVDKANVLETSQVWRDTVNAAAGAHPDIELAHMYVDNAAMQIISNPGSFGVILTGNLFGDILSDLASAAVGSIGLLASASMGERRTEYGIFGLYEPIHGSAPDIAGKGIANPMATILSAAMMLRHSFGLEGEAARIEAAVEKALSDGFLGGDLGGEHGTQAIGDAVRERL; encoded by the coding sequence ATGAAGATCGCAATTCTGCCGGGCGACGGTATCGGCCCCGAAGTTACCCGCGAGGCGGTGAAAGTGCTTGAGGCAGTGAACCTGCCGGGCCTGACCCTGTTCGAAGGCGACGTCGGCGGTATCGCCTACAAACGCCACGGCCATCCGCTCCCGCCCGAAACGCTGACGATTGCCAAGTCCTGCGATGCCGTGCTGTTCGGCGCTGTCGGCGATCCCGATTGCGACAGGCTCGACCGGCATCTGCGGCCGGAACAGGCGATCCTAGGGCTTCGCAAGGAGCTGGACCTGTTCGCCAATCTGCGCCCGGCCAAGGTTTACGAGGGGCTGGAGCACCTCTCTCCCCTGAAGCCGGAGATCGCGGGTCAGCTTGACATGATGATCGTGCGCGAACTCACCGGCGACGTATATTTCGGCGACAAGGGCGAACGCGTGGCTATCGACGGCACGCGCGAGGGGTGGGACATGATGTCCTATTCCGAAAGCGAGGTCAGCCGCATTGCTCGCGTCGCGTTCCGGACGGCGCGCGCAGGCGATGACAAATACCGTGTGACCAGCGTCGACAAGGCAAACGTGCTCGAAACCAGCCAAGTGTGGCGCGACACGGTCAACGCGGCGGCGGGCGCTCATCCCGATATCGAGCTTGCCCACATGTATGTCGACAATGCCGCGATGCAGATCATCAGCAATCCGGGCAGCTTCGGCGTGATCCTGACCGGCAACCTGTTCGGCGATATCCTGTCCGATCTGGCCAGCGCGGCGGTCGGGTCGATCGGTCTGCTCGCCAGCGCCTCGATGGGCGAGCGCCGCACCGAGTACGGCATATTCGGCCTCTACGAACCGATCCACGGCAGCGCGCCCGACATTGCGGGCAAGGGCATCGCCAACCCGATGGCGACCATCCTTTCAGCGGCGATGATGCTGCGCCATTCCTTCGGCCTTGAAGGCGAGGCGGCGCGCATTGAGGCGGCGGTTGAAAAAGCGCTTTCCGACGGTTTTCTCGGCGGCGATCTGGGCGGCGAACACGGGACGCAGGCCATTGGCGACGCGGTGAGGGAGCGGCTTTAG
- a CDS encoding DNA repair protein RecO, whose product MNISVPAILVAARAHGETAVIARLMTEEHGLVAAYVAGGRGRQLRPVVIPGNSVEAEIRSKSDNQLPFARIELSTSRAAWMTEPLPAAAIGWACALTASTLAERNPYPSLYSALEALLEAICHAPSARGWLAAMVAFEAMLLRELGYGGEKPDMAADLDTQFEAFRQLHRPIRDYLLAGNPRDVMAARNALGERLKRMIE is encoded by the coding sequence TTGAACATCTCCGTCCCCGCGATCCTCGTCGCAGCGCGTGCGCATGGGGAGACGGCGGTTATTGCCCGGCTGATGACTGAGGAACACGGCCTCGTCGCCGCCTATGTCGCCGGTGGGCGAGGGCGGCAGCTGCGCCCCGTGGTCATTCCCGGCAATTCTGTTGAAGCGGAGATCCGATCAAAGTCGGACAACCAGCTGCCATTTGCGCGGATTGAGCTTTCGACCAGCCGCGCGGCGTGGATGACCGAGCCGCTTCCTGCGGCGGCGATCGGATGGGCCTGTGCCCTGACCGCATCGACACTGGCCGAGCGCAATCCATACCCTTCGCTCTATTCCGCGCTCGAAGCGCTGCTGGAGGCGATCTGCCATGCGCCCAGCGCGCGCGGCTGGCTCGCCGCGATGGTGGCGTTCGAGGCGATGCTGCTGCGCGAGCTTGGCTATGGCGGCGAGAAGCCCGATATGGCCGCCGATCTGGATACCCAGTTCGAAGCCTTCCGCCAGCTTCATCGCCCCATCCGCGACTACCTTCTTGCGGGAAACCCCCGCGATGTTATGGCCGCCAGGAATGCGCTGGGGGAGCGCCTGAAGCGCATGATCGAGTGA
- a CDS encoding S9 family peptidase codes for MIRSILLAATALSLSSAAYAQDAEETFGGAKGADLSIEAMEPDGGAVTLGRAGEYPADIARYLLAGGPGSANLSPDGETIAFSWDITGQSELWVMPASGGVPRQVTFETGVGAPVWTPDGSALFYSADRDGNEQPGYFVLTPDGMSETEILPAARGDFRIFGGFAEDGSFIYASTARGAGVFDIYRGTMDGASELLVESELGLAARSISPDGKYAIVTEAVGEDADNLYLLDLETKEMTTISKPPVEDRASHTLGGFEWWPNSRGFYFSTNLGREYGALSFYDVESGSFEMVFGSDRDVENLELCGAGGGGSTLYWTENDDGFDRLRGWQVVEKRPIAMPEMPEGTYALDCEAEGDLLIRVSGWQTPGELWMTNPVAGTAEKLFAANYAGLDPERLIRPQVVRYPARDGVELQGLLYLPEGAGTGDDAPPVVFSVHGGPSGQSQASFDPIAQYHVARGVAVFEPNVRGSTGLGRTYATLDDRENRLNSISDLVDLKNALAADGLIDGGRAAVMGGSYGGYAVNAVLAEYPGEFAAGVSLFGVADWITALEVASPALKASDRIEYGDITEDRWREFYRVNSPIRKADQIRVPVLYSHGVMDPRIDIYETEVMVKTLRENGVEAPFVRIPDEGHGWRKLSNQLFYYRKQAEFIEEQLGLAEAE; via the coding sequence ATGATCCGATCCATTCTGCTCGCCGCAACCGCGCTGTCGCTGTCGTCCGCTGCCTATGCGCAAGATGCAGAGGAGACGTTCGGGGGCGCAAAGGGCGCGGACCTGTCGATTGAGGCGATGGAGCCTGATGGCGGCGCCGTGACGTTGGGCCGCGCGGGCGAATACCCGGCAGACATTGCGCGCTATCTGCTCGCTGGCGGTCCGGGTTCAGCCAACCTGTCGCCCGATGGCGAGACCATTGCGTTTTCATGGGACATTACCGGGCAGAGCGAGCTTTGGGTCATGCCCGCAAGCGGCGGCGTGCCGCGGCAGGTGACGTTCGAGACCGGAGTGGGCGCACCCGTATGGACACCGGACGGGTCAGCCCTGTTCTATTCCGCAGACCGCGACGGCAATGAACAGCCCGGCTATTTCGTCCTCACGCCCGACGGGATGAGCGAAACCGAAATCCTGCCCGCAGCGCGCGGCGACTTTCGCATTTTTGGCGGCTTTGCCGAGGATGGCAGTTTTATCTACGCCTCGACCGCGCGCGGGGCAGGGGTCTTCGACATCTATCGCGGCACCATGGACGGCGCGTCCGAATTGCTGGTCGAAAGCGAGCTTGGCCTTGCCGCACGCTCGATCTCGCCGGATGGCAAATACGCCATCGTGACCGAAGCGGTGGGCGAGGATGCGGACAATCTCTACCTCCTCGATCTCGAGACAAAGGAGATGACCACAATCTCCAAACCTCCGGTTGAAGACCGCGCAAGCCATACACTGGGCGGGTTCGAATGGTGGCCCAATTCGCGCGGCTTCTATTTCTCGACCAATCTTGGCCGCGAATATGGCGCGCTCTCCTTCTACGATGTCGAAAGCGGCAGTTTCGAGATGGTCTTCGGATCGGACCGCGATGTCGAGAACCTTGAACTGTGCGGCGCAGGCGGGGGTGGCTCCACCCTCTACTGGACCGAGAATGATGACGGCTTTGACCGCCTTCGCGGCTGGCAGGTGGTGGAGAAGCGCCCCATCGCTATGCCCGAAATGCCCGAAGGCACCTATGCGCTCGATTGCGAGGCAGAGGGCGACTTGCTGATCCGCGTCAGCGGTTGGCAAACGCCCGGCGAATTGTGGATGACGAACCCGGTCGCGGGCACCGCCGAAAAATTGTTCGCTGCAAACTATGCCGGCCTTGATCCCGAACGCCTCATCCGCCCGCAGGTCGTGCGCTATCCTGCACGCGATGGGGTGGAATTGCAGGGCCTGCTTTATCTTCCCGAAGGAGCCGGTACGGGCGACGACGCGCCGCCGGTGGTCTTCTCCGTTCACGGCGGACCCTCGGGCCAGTCGCAGGCAAGCTTCGACCCGATTGCGCAGTACCACGTCGCAAGAGGCGTTGCGGTGTTCGAGCCTAATGTGCGCGGCAGCACCGGACTTGGGCGCACCTATGCGACGCTCGACGACCGGGAGAACCGCTTGAACTCGATCAGCGACCTTGTCGACCTCAAGAATGCGCTTGCCGCCGATGGCCTGATTGACGGTGGTCGAGCTGCGGTGATGGGCGGATCATACGGCGGCTATGCCGTGAACGCCGTGCTGGCCGAATATCCGGGCGAATTTGCTGCAGGGGTGTCGCTGTTCGGTGTCGCCGACTGGATCACCGCGCTAGAGGTCGCTTCGCCCGCGCTCAAGGCGTCTGACCGGATCGAATATGGCGACATCACCGAAGACCGCTGGCGCGAGTTCTACCGCGTCAACTCACCGATCCGCAAAGCCGACCAGATACGCGTGCCGGTGCTCTATTCGCACGGCGTGATGGACCCGCGCATCGACATCTACGAAACCGAGGTGATGGTGAAGACCCTTCGCGAGAACGGCGTCGAGGCACCCTTCGTGCGCATTCCCGACGAAGGGCACGGCTGGCGCAAACTGTCGAACCAGCTGTTCTACTATCGCAAGCAGGCGGAATTCATCGAAGAGCAGCTGGGTCTGGCCGAGGCCGAATAG
- a CDS encoding accessory factor UbiK family protein has protein sequence MQSQNPIIADFVKLANSAAGTMAGMTREARESARERMREAMGGMDFVSREEFDTVKAMAQKAREQADALEAKVAELEKKLAGK, from the coding sequence ATGCAAAGCCAGAACCCGATCATCGCCGATTTCGTCAAACTCGCTAACAGCGCCGCTGGCACCATGGCCGGCATGACGCGTGAAGCGCGCGAAAGCGCTCGCGAACGTATGCGCGAGGCGATGGGCGGCATGGATTTCGTCAGCCGTGAGGAATTCGACACGGTCAAGGCGATGGCACAAAAGGCCCGCGAACAGGCTGACGCTCTCGAAGCCAAGGTGGCCGAGCTGGAAAAGAAGCTCGCCGGAAAGTAA
- a CDS encoding TspO/MBR family protein: MNFLASKAQLRASFLRWSLFLVPLIVLLGFTAGQLGSPDTVWFQSLTKPAIFPPTAAFGIVWGILYVIVGFALALVVSAWGASGRGLAIILFALHFIGNLAWTPVFFGMQEMTLGLYVLIYVAVSLLLVIAAFWRVRQIAALMMLPYLAWVCFAAVLNYQFIEANPDGGADAGEGAVERIEF, from the coding sequence ATGAATTTTCTGGCTTCGAAAGCCCAGCTGCGGGCAAGTTTCCTGCGCTGGTCGTTGTTTCTGGTTCCGTTGATAGTGTTGCTGGGCTTTACCGCCGGTCAGTTGGGAAGTCCCGACACGGTCTGGTTTCAAAGCCTGACCAAGCCCGCGATCTTCCCGCCAACCGCGGCATTCGGGATCGTTTGGGGCATCCTTTACGTCATCGTCGGCTTTGCGCTTGCGCTTGTGGTGAGCGCGTGGGGCGCTTCGGGCAGGGGCCTCGCAATCATATTGTTCGCGCTCCATTTCATCGGCAATCTTGCATGGACACCGGTCTTCTTTGGAATGCAGGAGATGACCCTTGGCCTTTATGTCCTGATCTATGTCGCGGTCAGCCTGCTGCTTGTCATCGCCGCGTTCTGGCGGGTGCGCCAGATCGCTGCCCTGATGATGCTGCCTTACCTTGCGTGGGTATGCTTTGCTGCAGTGCTCAACTACCAGTTCATCGAAGCCAACCCCGATGGCGGTGCGGATGCCGGCGAAGGGGCGGTAGAGCGCATCGAGTTTTGA
- a CDS encoding TlyA family RNA methyltransferase: MTDKKNPQKKQARKRVDHLLVERELAESRTRAQALVMAGVVFVGEEKVAKPGQQVAEDAALEVRGRDHPWVSRGGIKLAHAIEHFDIDPSGAVAIDVGSSTGGFTDVLLTKGAVHVFAVDSGTNQLAWKLRQDSRVTVHEQTSARILTRDHIDRSCNWVVCDASFIGLAKVLERPLELAAPQCQLVALIKPQFEVEKREVGKGGVVRDPALHERVCNEVRQWLEGLGWDIEGIVESPITGPQGNVEFLISARRG, translated from the coding sequence ATGACTGATAAGAAAAATCCTCAGAAGAAACAGGCCAGGAAGCGTGTCGATCACTTGCTGGTCGAACGCGAACTTGCCGAGAGCCGCACGCGCGCGCAGGCTCTGGTGATGGCGGGCGTCGTTTTCGTCGGCGAGGAGAAGGTGGCAAAGCCCGGCCAGCAGGTCGCCGAGGATGCCGCGCTCGAAGTGCGAGGGCGCGACCATCCGTGGGTCAGCCGCGGCGGGATCAAGCTGGCGCATGCGATCGAGCATTTCGACATCGATCCATCGGGCGCGGTTGCGATCGACGTGGGCAGCTCAACCGGCGGCTTCACCGACGTGCTGCTCACCAAGGGCGCAGTGCATGTCTTCGCGGTCGATAGCGGGACCAACCAGCTCGCATGGAAGCTGCGCCAGGACAGCCGCGTGACCGTCCACGAACAGACCTCCGCGCGCATCCTGACCCGCGATCACATTGACCGGTCATGCAACTGGGTGGTTTGCGATGCGAGCTTTATCGGGCTGGCCAAGGTGCTTGAACGCCCGCTCGAACTGGCGGCCCCGCAATGCCAGCTGGTCGCGCTGATCAAGCCGCAATTCGAGGTTGAAAAGCGCGAGGTCGGCAAAGGCGGAGTGGTCCGCGACCCGGCCCTGCACGAACGGGTCTGCAACGAGGTTCGTCAATGGTTGGAGGGGCTTGGCTGGGACATCGAAGGCATTGTCGAAAGCCCGATCACCGGCCCGCAGGGCAATGTAGAATTCCTGATTTCGGCGCGGCGGGGCTAG